A region from the Candidatus Binatia bacterium genome encodes:
- a CDS encoding glutathione S-transferase family protein: protein MKLYFNPHSRAVVAKWMLDECGADYELVTIDLQKREHKTPEFLAINPAGKIPALVDGEARLFENGAIVMYLADKFPQAKLAPTLDDPRRGRWLSLMVYAVAQLEPAMVDRMLGVETPPQRGWTDLETAKDVVERELGEGPFLFGDWFTAADLLIGSMFIWKRLWDQTPERPKLEAYVERLLQRPAAPRLGS from the coding sequence ATGAAGCTGTACTTCAACCCACACAGCCGCGCCGTGGTCGCGAAGTGGATGCTCGACGAGTGCGGCGCGGACTACGAGCTGGTGACGATCGACCTGCAGAAGCGCGAGCACAAGACGCCCGAGTTCCTCGCCATCAACCCGGCGGGCAAGATCCCGGCGCTGGTCGACGGCGAGGCGCGGCTCTTCGAGAACGGCGCGATCGTCATGTACCTCGCCGACAAGTTTCCGCAGGCGAAGCTCGCGCCGACGCTCGACGACCCGCGGCGCGGCCGCTGGCTGTCGCTGATGGTCTACGCGGTGGCGCAGCTCGAGCCCGCGATGGTCGACCGCATGCTCGGCGTCGAGACGCCGCCGCAGCGCGGCTGGACCGACCTCGAGACCGCGAAGGACGTGGTCGAGCGCGAGCTCGGCGAGGGGCCGTTCCTGTTCGGCGACTGGTTCACCGCGGCCGACCTGCTGATCGGCTCGATGTTCATCTGGAAGCGGCTCTGGGACCAGACGCCCGAGCGCCCGAAGCTCGAGGCGTACGTCGAGCGGCTACTGCAGCGTCCGGCGGCGCCGCGCTTGGGCAGCTAG
- a CDS encoding adenylate cyclase regulatory domain-containing protein: MDAHDPLGPLADLLLGKPELTALDVARETGLDLAESRKLWRALGFPPVGEEERVFTRVDVEVLRAVRTLIEADGVHPDDVVQVTRVIGQALQRVAEAQVSAVMERLQRERRERSGRAPADPLQRATTLAPALEQFLGYVWRRHLLAALRSRLATPTATDVPLAVGFADLVGFTSLSQAIETRELARIVDRFEAVAYEHIPEHGGRIVKMIGDGVMFASDEEGVAAEIALSLAEAYHAEPELPGVRVGLASGPTLAWEGDLYGPTVNLASRLANIARPNTVLAGEALGESLRDDPRFELRHLRPVQLQGIGRVRPWVVRRRRKR, from the coding sequence ATGGATGCGCACGATCCGCTCGGCCCGCTCGCCGATCTGCTGCTCGGCAAGCCCGAGCTGACCGCTCTCGACGTCGCGCGCGAGACCGGCCTCGATCTCGCGGAGAGCCGCAAGCTCTGGCGCGCCCTCGGCTTCCCGCCGGTCGGCGAGGAGGAGCGCGTCTTCACGCGCGTCGACGTCGAGGTGCTGCGCGCGGTGCGCACGCTGATCGAGGCCGACGGCGTGCACCCGGACGACGTCGTGCAGGTGACGCGCGTGATCGGACAGGCGCTGCAGCGGGTCGCCGAGGCGCAGGTGTCGGCGGTGATGGAGCGCCTGCAGCGCGAGCGCCGGGAGCGGAGCGGGCGCGCACCGGCCGATCCGCTGCAGCGCGCGACCACGCTCGCCCCCGCGCTCGAGCAGTTCCTCGGCTACGTCTGGCGACGCCACCTGCTCGCGGCGCTGCGCTCGCGCCTCGCGACGCCGACCGCCACCGACGTGCCGCTCGCGGTCGGCTTCGCGGACCTCGTCGGCTTCACCTCGCTCAGCCAGGCGATCGAGACCCGCGAGCTCGCGCGCATCGTCGACCGCTTCGAGGCCGTCGCCTACGAGCACATCCCCGAGCACGGCGGACGCATCGTCAAGATGATCGGCGACGGGGTGATGTTCGCGAGCGACGAGGAAGGTGTCGCCGCGGAGATCGCGCTGTCGCTCGCCGAGGCGTACCACGCGGAGCCGGAGCTGCCCGGCGTGCGCGTCGGACTCGCGAGCGGTCCGACGCTCGCGTGGGAAGGCGACCTCTACGGGCCGACGGTGAACCTCGCGAGCCGGCTCGCGAACATCGCGCGTCCCAACACCGTGCTCGCCGGCGAAGCGCTCGGCGAGTCGCTGCGCGACGACCCGCGCTTCGAGCTCCGCCACCTGCGGCCGGTCCAGCTGCAGGGCATCGGTCGGGTGCGGCCGTGGGTCGTGCGCCGGAGGAGGAAGCGATGA
- a CDS encoding choice-of-anchor A family protein: MHAHAEPDPPSSPASCGTRCLPRDARCAVRRPRRRAGDLKHYSVIVLDDLSTSSDVEGRTFVGDDIVSTSSANFAIAISTTTGDGTLVVVDDIVAGSPLNLNAGSLRIGGTTNGRVVNYNGGGSLIPDPSLSVAPVIATLTAGSAALAAIPANNVATIPAGQPGPLRFTVTSTDECGVAVFNVSAAEVFGNPSVQQIELDPNGASTILINVSGTSVNWSHGNMVGSFTNTHWRARVLWNFHEATSLQLGSRNIMGAVLAPYAAVTTSANIDGSIAASSLTTTAEVHLPTFVGEVCGGPTPTPTATPTPTPIVTPTPTPVVTPTPTPVVTPTPTPVVTPTPTPVVTPTPTPVVTPTPTPTPVVTPTPTPTATPTSTPTATATPFVPPTPTPTVAPPPQPPAEICHHNCPDTLKFGKKGKLGQLVVRTAFPVGTEIDPLNEAFSIVLSNANGPVYVGELQPGDFVKKGKKFRFLDKGARKGAGIRDGLAKVEISEVPKVGGWRVNLQAFADLDAATLAEMTLEVWLGDDAIARTDVWIKKAFGWQNNHR; this comes from the coding sequence TTGCATGCCCATGCGGAGCCCGATCCGCCATCTTCTCCTGCGTCCTGCGGCACTCGTTGCCTGCCTCGGGATGCTCGCTGCGCCGTCCGCCGCCCGCGCCGACGTGCTGGGGACCTCAAGCACTACAGCGTCATCGTGCTCGATGACCTGTCGACCAGCTCCGACGTCGAAGGCCGCACGTTCGTCGGCGACGACATCGTCAGCACGTCGTCGGCGAACTTCGCGATCGCCATCTCGACGACAACGGGCGACGGCACGCTGGTCGTGGTCGACGACATCGTCGCCGGCTCGCCGCTCAACCTGAACGCCGGCAGCCTGAGGATCGGTGGCACGACCAACGGCCGCGTCGTCAATTACAACGGCGGCGGCTCGCTGATCCCCGATCCGAGCCTGAGCGTCGCGCCGGTGATCGCGACGCTCACCGCTGGATCGGCGGCTCTGGCCGCGATCCCGGCGAACAACGTCGCCACGATCCCGGCGGGTCAGCCGGGGCCGCTGCGCTTCACCGTGACGTCGACCGACGAGTGCGGCGTCGCGGTGTTCAACGTCTCCGCGGCCGAGGTGTTCGGGAACCCGAGCGTGCAGCAGATCGAGCTCGACCCGAACGGCGCCTCGACCATCCTGATCAACGTGTCGGGGACGAGCGTCAACTGGAGCCACGGCAACATGGTGGGCTCGTTCACCAACACGCACTGGCGCGCGCGCGTGCTGTGGAACTTCCACGAGGCGACGAGCCTGCAGCTCGGGTCGCGCAACATCATGGGTGCGGTGCTGGCGCCCTACGCGGCGGTCACGACGTCGGCCAACATCGACGGCAGCATCGCCGCGAGCTCGCTCACCACGACCGCGGAGGTGCACCTGCCGACGTTCGTCGGCGAGGTGTGCGGCGGCCCGACGCCGACGCCGACCGCGACGCCGACGCCGACTCCGATCGTCACGCCGACGCCCACCCCCGTCGTGACCCCGACGCCGACGCCGGTGGTGACGCCGACGCCCACGCCGGTCGTGACGCCGACTCCCACCCCGGTGGTGACGCCGACGCCGACCCCGGTCGTGACACCGACGCCAACGCCCACGCCGGTCGTGACGCCGACCCCAACGCCGACGGCAACTCCGACCTCGACCCCGACGGCCACGGCGACGCCGTTCGTGCCGCCGACGCCGACGCCCACGGTCGCGCCGCCGCCGCAGCCGCCGGCCGAGATCTGCCACCACAACTGCCCCGACACGCTGAAGTTCGGGAAGAAGGGCAAGCTCGGTCAGCTCGTCGTGCGCACCGCGTTCCCGGTCGGCACGGAGATCGACCCGCTGAACGAGGCGTTCAGCATCGTGCTGAGCAACGCCAACGGCCCGGTGTACGTCGGCGAGCTGCAGCCCGGCGACTTCGTCAAGAAAGGAAAGAAGTTCCGCTTCCTCGACAAGGGCGCGCGCAAGGGCGCGGGCATCCGTGACGGTCTCGCCAAGGTCGAGATCAGCGAGGTGCCGAAGGTCGGCGGCTGGCGCGTCAACCTGCAGGCGTTCGCCGACCTCGACGCCGCGACGCTCGCCGAGATGACCCTCGAGGTGTGGCTCGGCGACGACGCCATCGCCCGCACGGACGTCTGGATCAAGAAGGCGTTCGGCTGGCAGAACAACCACCGCTGA
- a CDS encoding serine hydrolase domain-containing protein, with the protein MESIRREVPNGVVEGSCDARFLPVVDEFERNFRERGEIGASLCIHHQGRTVVDVWGGMARPAENVPWTRDTVSIVFSCTKGATAICAHMLASRGLLDIDAPVAEYWPEFARNGKENATVRMMLDHSVGVPVCRTQVRPGGFYDWDYMTELLASEEPFWKPGVRNGYHMVNFGWTVGELVRRVSGRSLGTFFREEIAQPLGLDFWIGLPEEHEARVAPMIPFVPQPGEPLGTFVSTLLGDPQSIQALSLLNTGGYDPNCRDAHAAEIGGAGGISNARGLAGLYAPLANGGELDGVRLVDRRQLARMSQVAMATHEDATLLLPTRFGLGFMKSMDNRRRPYGDRDSVILSAPAFGHVGAGGSIGFADPEEGLAFGYSMNRMGNGLMLNERGQSLVDATYRVLGYASNESGVWCRHA; encoded by the coding sequence ATGGAGAGCATCCGACGCGAGGTCCCCAACGGTGTGGTCGAGGGAAGCTGCGATGCGCGCTTCCTTCCGGTGGTCGACGAGTTCGAGCGCAACTTCCGCGAGCGCGGCGAGATCGGCGCCTCGCTGTGCATCCACCACCAAGGCCGGACGGTCGTCGACGTCTGGGGCGGCATGGCGCGCCCGGCGGAGAACGTCCCGTGGACGCGCGACACGGTGTCGATCGTCTTCTCCTGCACGAAGGGCGCGACCGCGATCTGCGCGCACATGCTCGCGTCGCGGGGCTTGCTCGACATCGACGCCCCGGTCGCCGAGTACTGGCCGGAGTTCGCGCGCAACGGCAAGGAGAACGCGACCGTCCGGATGATGCTCGACCACTCCGTCGGCGTCCCGGTGTGCCGCACGCAGGTCCGCCCCGGCGGCTTCTACGACTGGGACTACATGACGGAGCTCCTCGCGAGCGAGGAGCCGTTCTGGAAGCCGGGCGTCCGCAACGGCTACCACATGGTGAATTTTGGCTGGACGGTGGGCGAGCTGGTGCGCCGCGTGTCCGGCCGCTCGCTCGGCACGTTCTTCCGCGAGGAGATCGCCCAGCCGCTCGGCCTCGACTTCTGGATCGGCCTGCCCGAGGAGCACGAGGCGCGCGTCGCGCCGATGATCCCGTTCGTGCCGCAGCCCGGTGAGCCGCTCGGCACCTTCGTCTCGACGCTGCTCGGCGACCCGCAGTCGATCCAGGCGCTGTCGCTGCTCAACACCGGCGGCTACGACCCGAACTGCCGCGACGCGCACGCCGCCGAGATCGGCGGCGCGGGCGGCATCTCGAACGCGCGCGGGCTCGCCGGCCTGTACGCGCCGCTCGCGAACGGCGGCGAGCTCGACGGCGTGCGCCTCGTCGACCGCCGTCAGCTCGCGCGCATGAGCCAGGTCGCGATGGCGACGCACGAGGACGCGACGCTGCTGCTGCCGACCCGCTTCGGGCTCGGCTTCATGAAGTCGATGGACAACCGCCGCCGGCCCTACGGCGACCGCGACAGCGTCATCCTGTCGGCGCCCGCGTTCGGCCACGTCGGCGCGGGCGGCAGCATCGGCTTCGCCGACCCAGAGGAGGGCCTCGCCTTCGGCTACTCGATGAACCGCATGGGGAACGGCCTGATGCTGAACGAGCGTGGCCAGTCGCTGGTCGACGCGACGTACCGCGTCCTCGGCTACGCCTCGAACGAGTCCGGCGTCTGGTGCCGGCACGCCTGA
- a CDS encoding MFS transporter encodes MSAFARLCAFWFVYMGSLGVFFPYYALYLGGRAGLSAFEVGAVLSMVPLVGLVAQPLWGQLADRSGARGPILALLAIGAGLAQAPIAGASGFLELLLATALLAVFHSTVMPMALSVSLAVLHGRGHAFGIARATGTVGYLVLVVAFPWLLRALGGGAVEPGAVPASLDWMFPVVAALAIASGLIALTLPREGEVGVRAAPGALRELLRHRPMRRVMAYSFLVFFCLNGPIQLFPLFVRALGGGLGDVSRMWVWMLLLEIPLIAWTGSLLARLGARGMLGLGALAGGVRWFGSALADDLGVATVLGLLHGVAVVGLAVGGPLYVEQTAPPALRSTGQALLSTVGVGLGGILSNLVCGVVFDAVGARPTYLACGAGALTLAVLVTRLLPQPSRADAVGHGDGGSER; translated from the coding sequence ATGTCCGCCTTCGCCCGCCTGTGCGCCTTCTGGTTCGTCTACATGGGCTCGCTCGGCGTGTTCTTCCCCTACTACGCGCTCTACCTCGGGGGACGCGCCGGGCTCTCCGCGTTCGAGGTCGGCGCGGTGCTGTCGATGGTGCCGCTCGTCGGCCTCGTCGCGCAGCCGCTGTGGGGTCAGCTCGCGGACCGCTCGGGCGCGCGCGGACCGATCCTCGCGCTGCTCGCGATCGGCGCCGGTCTCGCGCAGGCGCCGATCGCCGGGGCGAGCGGCTTCCTCGAGCTGCTGCTCGCGACCGCGCTGCTCGCGGTGTTCCACTCGACCGTCATGCCGATGGCGCTGTCGGTGAGCCTCGCGGTGCTGCACGGGCGCGGACACGCGTTCGGCATCGCCCGCGCGACCGGCACGGTCGGGTACCTGGTGCTGGTCGTCGCGTTTCCGTGGCTGCTGCGCGCGCTCGGCGGCGGCGCGGTCGAGCCCGGCGCCGTGCCGGCGAGCCTCGACTGGATGTTCCCGGTGGTCGCGGCGCTGGCGATCGCCTCGGGCCTGATCGCCCTCACGCTGCCGCGCGAGGGCGAGGTCGGGGTGCGCGCCGCGCCGGGAGCGCTGCGCGAGCTGCTGCGCCATCGCCCGATGCGTCGCGTGATGGCGTACTCGTTCCTGGTTTTCTTTTGCTTGAACGGACCGATCCAGCTCTTCCCGCTCTTCGTGCGCGCGCTCGGCGGCGGCCTCGGCGACGTGAGCCGCATGTGGGTGTGGATGCTGCTGCTCGAGATCCCGCTCATCGCCTGGACGGGGTCGCTGCTCGCGCGGCTCGGCGCGCGCGGGATGCTCGGCCTCGGCGCGCTCGCGGGCGGCGTGCGCTGGTTCGGCAGCGCGCTCGCCGACGACCTCGGCGTCGCGACCGTGCTCGGCCTGCTGCACGGCGTCGCCGTGGTCGGGCTCGCCGTCGGCGGGCCGCTCTACGTCGAGCAGACCGCGCCGCCGGCGCTGCGCTCGACCGGGCAGGCGCTGCTCTCGACGGTCGGCGTCGGCCTCGGCGGCATCCTCTCGAACCTGGTCTGCGGCGTGGTCTTCGATGCCGTGGGCGCGCGCCCGACCTACCTCGCGTGCGGCGCCGGCGCGCTGACGCTCGCCGTGCTCGTGACGCGGCTCTTGCCGCAGCCGTCGCGCGCGGACGCGGTGGGGCACGGGGACGGCGGATCGGAGCGCTGA
- a CDS encoding MgtC/SapB family protein yields MQEGLVLDPHAARDFAIALLIGALIGIEREKRKHDEGVGEVGGIRTFILFSQVGALAAWVSRELASPWPFALAVLGVTLVIAASVVAHATRGDADIGLTTEAAALVTTLLGGAALFGFPQLAGALGILTAALLAFKQPIHGFIGKLDLEDLYAGLKLLIASFIVLPLLPNEALDPWGALNPYHLWLLVVLISGLSLLGYVAVRVLGTGRGTALTGFFGGLASSTAVTLSFARRSRELDDRTHLDALTAGILLAWMMMFGRVLVEVAVVHPALLPQVAAPQVAMLIVAAGAAFLFYRRSSGATRDGTEVLLRNPFSLTAAIRFAAFFAVVMLAVALVQRYAPGRGELAVAALAGLSDVDAITLSMASLASRGGDPTLAAQAITVATFSNTLTKCAFVLVLGSTGFKLRIATATAAVLLAGAVMLALV; encoded by the coding sequence ATGCAGGAAGGCCTCGTCCTCGACCCGCACGCCGCGCGCGACTTCGCGATCGCGCTGCTGATCGGCGCGCTCATCGGCATCGAGCGCGAGAAGCGCAAGCACGACGAGGGCGTCGGCGAGGTCGGCGGCATCCGCACCTTCATCCTGTTCAGCCAGGTGGGCGCGCTCGCCGCCTGGGTCTCGCGCGAGCTCGCGAGCCCGTGGCCGTTCGCGCTCGCGGTGCTCGGCGTCACGCTCGTCATCGCCGCGTCGGTGGTCGCGCACGCGACGCGCGGCGACGCGGACATCGGCCTCACCACCGAGGCCGCGGCGCTCGTCACCACGCTGCTCGGTGGGGCGGCGCTGTTCGGCTTTCCGCAGCTCGCCGGCGCGCTCGGCATCCTCACCGCGGCGCTGCTCGCCTTCAAGCAGCCGATCCACGGCTTCATCGGCAAGCTCGACCTCGAGGACCTGTACGCGGGGCTGAAGCTGCTGATCGCGAGCTTCATCGTCCTGCCGCTGCTGCCCAACGAGGCGCTCGACCCGTGGGGCGCGCTGAACCCGTACCACCTGTGGCTGCTGGTGGTGCTGATCTCGGGGCTGTCGCTGCTCGGCTACGTCGCCGTGCGCGTGCTCGGCACCGGACGCGGCACGGCGCTCACCGGGTTCTTCGGCGGGCTCGCGTCGTCGACGGCGGTGACGCTGAGCTTCGCGCGCCGCAGCCGCGAGCTCGACGATCGCACCCACCTCGACGCGCTGACCGCCGGCATCCTGCTCGCGTGGATGATGATGTTCGGGCGCGTGCTGGTGGAGGTCGCGGTCGTGCACCCTGCCCTGCTGCCGCAAGTCGCGGCGCCACAGGTCGCGATGCTGATCGTCGCCGCGGGCGCCGCGTTCCTCTTCTATCGCCGCAGCTCCGGCGCGACGCGCGACGGCACCGAGGTGCTGCTGCGCAACCCGTTCAGCCTGACCGCCGCGATCCGCTTCGCGGCCTTCTTCGCGGTGGTGATGCTCGCCGTCGCGCTCGTGCAGCGCTACGCGCCCGGACGCGGCGAGCTCGCGGTCGCGGCGCTCGCCGGCTTGTCGGACGTCGACGCGATCACGCTGTCGATGGCGTCGCTCGCGAGCCGCGGCGGCGATCCGACGCTCGCCGCGCAGGCGATCACGGTCGCGACGTTCAGCAACACGCTCACCAAGTGCGCGTTCGTGCTGGTGCTGGGGTCGACCGGGTTCAAGCTGCGCATCGCGACGGCGACCGCAGCGGTGCTGCTCGCGGGCGCGGTCATGCTGGCGCTGGTTTGA
- a CDS encoding N-acyl homoserine lactonase family protein, whose product MRLLAFTCGWLTGPTGLFLDGEHGRLRVPVPTFLIEHPRGTVLFDTGLHPDVQRDARARLGFLADVFEVEFAPGEEVAARLAARDLDPQRIDHVVLSHLHFDHAGGLSTIPNARLVVQRREWEAGHDPDLAASLTFAKADFDHGHDVLLVDGEHDLFGDGRVVCLPTHGHTPGHQSLRVRLDSGEVVLTADACYLRRTLEHEHLPSLSFDRDAALASVRRLRALRDAGARIVFGHDPETWSTVPEEMT is encoded by the coding sequence GTGCGACTGCTCGCTTTCACCTGCGGCTGGCTGACCGGCCCGACCGGGCTCTTTCTCGACGGCGAGCACGGGCGCCTGCGCGTGCCGGTGCCGACGTTCCTGATCGAGCACCCGCGCGGCACCGTGCTGTTCGACACCGGCCTCCACCCCGACGTGCAGCGCGACGCGCGGGCGCGGCTCGGCTTTCTCGCCGACGTCTTCGAGGTCGAGTTCGCGCCCGGCGAGGAGGTCGCAGCGCGGCTCGCGGCGCGCGACCTCGACCCGCAGCGCATCGACCACGTCGTGCTCTCGCACCTGCACTTCGACCACGCGGGCGGACTCTCGACGATCCCGAACGCGCGCCTGGTCGTACAGCGCCGCGAGTGGGAAGCGGGTCACGACCCGGACCTCGCCGCCTCGCTGACCTTCGCCAAGGCGGACTTCGACCACGGCCACGACGTGCTACTGGTCGATGGCGAGCACGATCTCTTCGGCGACGGGCGCGTCGTCTGCCTGCCGACTCACGGCCACACGCCCGGTCACCAGTCGCTGCGCGTGCGCCTCGACTCGGGCGAGGTCGTGCTCACCGCCGACGCCTGCTACCTGCGACGCACGCTCGAGCACGAGCACCTGCCCTCGCTCTCCTTCGACCGCGACGCCGCGCTCGCCTCCGTGCGCCGCCTGCGCGCGCTGCGCGACGCCGGCGCACGCATCGTCTTCGGGCACGATCCGGAAACGTGGAGCACGGTGCCGGAAGAGATGACGTGA
- a CDS encoding DUF4838 domain-containing protein has product MKPIPSLALLLVCALSSLGLARHVSAAPSSALTSTASSEAKQVALARDGASDWHIELRSPDERAVAFAAAELATYVEKISGARLPVETEPREGGPRVVIGLRQDLSEADRALLPEPKEGHDGYAVRVASDVDGAPRVVIGADAPRGAVYAVYDLLERLGCRFPHPTLDPDDPEVVPQTDAPALATGAWAVASPMRFRTLAWFEWRVPRNAPTIATTPEELARQIDWAMKARYNVFETPAIEFEPTHPLYRALAPAKQRGMLLQAPGHNFELFLPHDDETFAKHPEWFGMLNGRRRRHQTYGAQFCWSHPEARKRFVDNVEAFVRARPELDVLMLSGIDGGSFAPPCECALCQTRHPSDGAIQLANEVVARLREVAPHVVVETLGGYQYSNKLPKWTWPDPALRVEWAHWGRNLSMAYDNPRYARRERLELWALLFGGRLTAFQYYSDLFATPWPSPAAAQIGGDRTQLMAFGVDGMLNLLFPDGAWWRATLNGYVAGRAFYDATLDPLALLDDYARTYHGPGAGSLMAEYYAEWAAEPELAYRTRDRATRESRAKLAAQRARLIEPAIEAAKSDPTYAYRMRKVERVHRLAEMMMDAEIARHEAIALREAGAVERARARLVRASKRTDRAERFARRLVATSPGLVDPSIDDVFGRWRQGIRREQKLLDAPPESAPQPSSSPESASRPPSQAAAAAR; this is encoded by the coding sequence ATGAAACCAATCCCTTCTCTCGCCCTCCTCCTCGTGTGCGCGCTGTCGTCGCTCGGCCTCGCGCGCCACGTGTCTGCGGCTCCGTCGAGCGCTCTGACCTCGACGGCGTCCTCCGAAGCGAAGCAGGTCGCGCTCGCGCGCGACGGCGCGAGCGACTGGCACATCGAGCTCCGCTCGCCCGACGAGCGCGCGGTCGCGTTCGCCGCCGCGGAGCTCGCGACGTACGTCGAGAAGATCAGCGGTGCGCGCCTGCCGGTCGAGACCGAGCCGCGCGAGGGCGGTCCGCGGGTCGTGATCGGGCTGCGCCAGGACCTCTCGGAAGCGGACCGCGCGCTCCTTCCCGAGCCGAAGGAGGGACACGACGGCTACGCCGTACGCGTCGCGAGCGACGTCGACGGCGCGCCGCGCGTCGTGATCGGCGCCGACGCGCCGCGTGGCGCGGTCTACGCCGTCTACGACCTGCTCGAGCGGCTGGGCTGCCGCTTCCCGCACCCGACGCTCGATCCGGACGACCCCGAGGTCGTGCCGCAAACGGACGCCCCCGCGCTCGCAACCGGCGCGTGGGCGGTCGCGTCGCCGATGCGGTTCCGCACGCTCGCCTGGTTCGAGTGGCGCGTTCCGCGCAACGCACCGACCATCGCGACGACGCCGGAGGAGCTCGCGCGGCAGATCGATTGGGCGATGAAGGCCCGCTACAACGTCTTCGAGACGCCTGCGATCGAGTTCGAGCCGACGCACCCGCTCTACCGTGCGCTCGCACCCGCGAAGCAGCGCGGCATGCTGCTGCAAGCGCCGGGGCACAACTTCGAGCTCTTCCTCCCGCACGACGACGAGACCTTCGCGAAGCACCCCGAGTGGTTCGGGATGCTCAACGGCCGGCGCAGGCGGCACCAGACCTACGGTGCGCAGTTCTGCTGGAGCCATCCCGAAGCGCGCAAGCGGTTCGTCGACAACGTCGAGGCGTTCGTGCGCGCGCGTCCGGAGCTCGACGTGCTCATGCTCTCCGGCATCGACGGCGGCTCGTTCGCGCCGCCGTGCGAGTGCGCGCTGTGCCAGACGCGGCACCCGAGCGACGGCGCGATCCAGCTCGCGAACGAGGTCGTGGCGCGGCTGCGCGAGGTCGCGCCGCACGTCGTGGTCGAGACGCTCGGCGGCTACCAGTACAGCAACAAGCTGCCGAAGTGGACCTGGCCCGATCCTGCGCTGCGCGTGGAGTGGGCGCACTGGGGGCGCAACCTCTCGATGGCCTACGACAACCCCCGCTACGCGCGCCGCGAGCGGCTCGAGCTCTGGGCGCTGCTCTTCGGCGGTCGCCTCACCGCCTTCCAGTACTACAGCGACCTCTTCGCCACCCCGTGGCCTTCGCCGGCGGCGGCGCAGATCGGGGGCGATCGCACGCAGCTCATGGCGTTCGGGGTCGACGGCATGCTGAACCTGCTCTTCCCCGACGGCGCGTGGTGGCGTGCGACGCTGAACGGCTACGTCGCGGGACGCGCCTTCTACGACGCCACGCTCGACCCGCTCGCGCTGCTCGACGACTACGCGCGCACCTACCACGGGCCCGGCGCCGGCTCGCTGATGGCCGAGTACTACGCGGAGTGGGCGGCCGAGCCGGAGCTCGCCTACCGCACGCGCGACCGCGCGACGCGCGAATCGCGGGCGAAGCTCGCCGCGCAGCGCGCGCGCTTGATCGAGCCGGCGATCGAGGCGGCGAAGTCGGATCCGACGTACGCGTACCGGATGCGCAAGGTCGAGCGCGTGCACCGTCTCGCCGAGATGATGATGGACGCCGAGATCGCGCGGCACGAGGCGATCGCGCTGCGCGAGGCGGGCGCCGTGGAGCGTGCGCGGGCGCGTCTCGTCCGCGCGAGCAAGCGCACGGACCGCGCGGAGCGCTTCGCGCGTCGCCTCGTGGCGACGAGCCCGGGGCTGGTCGATCCTTCGATTGACGACGTCTTCGGGCGCTGGCGTCAGGGGATCCGACGCGAGCAGAAGCTGCTCGACGCGCCGCCCGAGAGCGCGCCCCAGCCGAGCTCGTCGCCCGAGAGCGCCTCCCGGCCGCCTTCGCAGGCGGCTGCCGCGGCTCGCTGA
- a CDS encoding glutathione S-transferase N-terminal domain-containing protein — MIDVHYWPTPNGKKVTILLEELGIPYRVVPCRIGEGDQFKEEFLKISPNNRMPAIVDHEPEDGGPPISVFESGAIMMYLARKAGRFYPQDVRRRVEVEQWVMWQMANQGPKSGECGHFRRLGPEHGDQSYAIRRFTDEVNRLFGVMNNRLWDRRYLAGDEYTIADMISYPWAVGWKGFGQDIEEFPYVKRWLDELSARPAVQRGMAVGADWSTDVSKLSPEERERVRKLLYNQRARPAPPGGLL; from the coding sequence ATGATCGACGTGCACTACTGGCCGACGCCGAACGGCAAGAAGGTCACGATCCTGCTCGAGGAGCTCGGCATCCCCTATCGGGTCGTGCCCTGCCGGATCGGCGAGGGCGATCAGTTCAAGGAGGAGTTCCTCAAGATCTCGCCGAACAACCGCATGCCGGCGATCGTCGACCACGAGCCCGAGGACGGCGGTCCGCCGATCTCGGTCTTCGAGTCCGGCGCGATCATGATGTACCTCGCGCGCAAGGCCGGACGCTTCTACCCGCAGGACGTGCGCCGCCGCGTCGAGGTCGAGCAGTGGGTGATGTGGCAGATGGCCAACCAGGGCCCGAAGAGCGGCGAGTGCGGTCACTTCCGCCGCCTCGGCCCGGAGCACGGCGACCAGTCGTACGCCATCCGCCGCTTCACCGACGAGGTGAACCGCCTCTTCGGCGTGATGAACAACCGCCTCTGGGACCGCCGCTACCTGGCCGGCGACGAGTACACGATCGCCGACATGATCTCGTATCCGTGGGCGGTCGGCTGGAAGGGCTTCGGGCAGGACATCGAGGAGTTCCCGTACGTCAAGCGCTGGCTCGACGAGCTCTCGGCGCGTCCCGCCGTGCAGCGCGGCATGGCGGTCGGCGCGGACTGGAGCACGGACGTCTCGAAGCTCTCGCCCGAGGAGCGCGAGCGCGTGCGCAAGCTGCTCTACAACCAGCGCGCGCGCCCGGCGCCCCCGGGCGGGCTGCTGTAG